AAAGTCGGGTTGACCGGATTCAGGTGTCGTTGCGGTGAACTTTTCTGTTCCGAACACCGTTACTCCGGTCGTCATGATTGTAGCTACGACTACAAAACCGCCGGACGTGAGGCGATCGCTAGAGAAAACCCGGTCGTCAAGGCGGCTAAGATGGtcaaagtttgaatttttattcGATCTCAAAAAccgtttgattgattgatttaaaaaaaacttgtggtGGCCGGTGGTTCAAAAAGCTCCGATCTAAGAGATGCTCGGAGAGACATCGATTTGATTGATATGGTGGTGGCTGTGTTGTAAAACGAAAGATCAGAGAGAGAGCTTCCTCCTCCCTCCTCTGTTCAATCAAAATCTGaacctcatttttttttctctttttattttatttaatttgcttaattatatattagtgaatgattattattataattatcatTATTGTGGCTTTACGAATTCATGAATTTGCTTTCTTTCGGATGtatgatcttcttcttgatgatcCATCGAGAAATGTGTATGTAGGATTCGGTAGAAACGAAAAGGGGTGGTTTGGTCATTTTTAGCAACGTGTCTCTGACTCTCTGGTTACGTTTCGTGTGGTTTAGCTCTACTTATCAACGATTAGTCCATTATGCGTCACAAATCtgtaaaatttctattttatatttttgtaaactatttatgaaaataaaatagaaaagatgGGCCCAATCTACTCTCCTAATTAATGGGCCTTTATAATGAATGTACCGGATATTATATAAGGGTGCCCTAACccttaaaacctaaaaacacacatttttttttttcttaagcaaTGATGAATAGAGGTTGGCGACAGGGGATGATGATGCCGTCAATGATGATGCCCCGTGACTATTTCGCAGAGATGGAATATGCAGAATCTTCGATGGATACGGATACGGCGATGGACGTCGATGATGACTACTACGAGTCTACGGATATGTTAAGCGACGGTGGAGGATTTTTATCCACCGATTGGTGTCTAAAAGACTCTTACTTCTTCAACAAATTTGAGGATGATTTTGACGACTTCGATATCTATTGATTTGTATTATTTCTCTCCCCTTTATCGTCTCTTTGGGattcttttttaatcttttgactCTTAACTCATTAGAAACTATTGTTATGGGGAATTCGTACTCTAAGAAGTTATAAACCCTTGTCACCCAATTAATTACATCTTAGTATATCGTATCGATTTGCTATATTCACACAACTCACAAACgccagatctctctctctcgacaaaACTTTACTTGGCGTATAATATAAAGCAGCAGCAACCAATAAACGTGTTTGAGTTGTATGggttttttaatagtatagtaCATAACAAGAGGTTACGTATTTTCTCAAATATCTTTTTGAATAATTGTTTTCAATGCATTAGAAAATATCTTAGCgatttttacagaaaaaaatggCTACGTAGTACGTAACACCAACCAACCAATGCCGATGTAGaacgatttttattttattgtcaaCTTAACAATCTTTAGTTGCGATGCATTATTGTAGGATTTGTAAGCTATAAACAACAAGTTACTGTGTATGAACAACAAATTACTTGTATACCTCAGTTCTCATGCAACTATTAGTGTAGGCAGAAGACTCAGAACTCAGAACTGTTTCAGAGATTCGTAACAGAAACTAACAAAAAccttcaaaaaattgtttaaactaTATAAAGGCTAACttgattttcatatttaaaattgcTTGGAAGATGAGGCTTGGGTGAGGGATGTAATATATGAGTGTCGACAACGTTTTAACGACGGTAAAGATTAAAAGGTTTACTAGTAGgagtttagtgttttttttttgtcaacaagtacaagatcaactcaaacgagccaattgaaAGGAAAATCGTTTACATAGGTAACTCGGTGCGAAACTACACGAACACGCCGTGCCagattatccgctttaccatttTGTGAACAAGGGATTAACTActgaaaaggagagaaattcCTCCTTATCCACTTCAATGTCGTCCAAATAAGTCTTGAATGCAGGCCGACAgcaggcgaagacaccatcttcactaaatcCGAACAGTCTGTCAGGAACACAACATCCTGATTATCCGCACCAATCATACACCGCATTGCCCAAACCAAAGCTTCTACCTCTGCATGAAGAGGGGTAAGACTGCGACGGAAGTTAGATGCACCCATAGTGGGGAGCTCCCCCGAAGGGGAAATGCAAAACCAACCTCTACCAGCATATTGGTCTGTCGCCTTCCAAGAACCATCCACAAAACAACGGTAACTGTGTGTACACCGAGTTGTTCCAAAGGCAGCAGGAATCCTAAGATCTGAAAGAACTTGATTGCTAGCTATAGGAGGATTCTCAACAGCAGCCTCCTGTGCCGAGGTCCAAAGTTTGGCTTCCTCTTCCGCCAACCGCAAAATCGCTTGTGGATTAGAGTCCATGTTGCTAAACAATTATCAATCCGggccttccaaatataccaGATAATCCAAGGATAAATATCTGCCAAAGGAACGTCGTGAAATCTCCAGAATAAAAAGTCCATATTGGCATAGATAGACCCCGTTGGGAAAAACCTAGGGGCCGTCGGAAAGGTAGATAATGCCCAGACGTGTCGCGTGGGAGGACATTCAAACAGAGCATGATTAATTGTCTCTTCCACAAAACCACAAAGAGCACACTCGCTATCACAGCTTATTCCACGTTTTCAAAGATTAGCCGTTGTTACGACACAACCAGTGATTGCTTGCCACAAGAAATGCCGAATTTTTGGGGACACCAGATTTTCCATACAAAAGCTTGTAAAGGAATAATATTTGGACCAGAAACTGTGGAATCCAGAGTAAAAACCTGAGCCTGGCGTAATGCATTATATCCCGATTTCACCGAATAGACTCCAGTTTTGGTCAAATGCCAACCCAATCTATCCGGGGAATCAAGATTACCCAAAGGTAAGGCCGAGATGATGGCAACATCTTCCGGCTTAAAAGTGGCCGAAAGCAACGCCATATCCCAGGAGTTTGAACTTCTGTCAATGAAGGTTTTAACTCGAAGCATAGGAAGGCGATCCATAATGCAAAGTTGGTCTCGGGGATTAAGTCGGAATCCAAGGATCAGACCATACAGAGATGGAGTTTAGTGTTTTTATGTTCAAagctttttataatttgaattttttttttttttttttgctaaattatttgaaaaagtTTAAGACGGGGATTAAAATTTATGATCCATTGGTTTACATATGAAAAATTCATTCAAAGAATGAAGATGAATTGTAAAGTGTGTATAATAAGCTCGTgaaatttattaatatcttcGTAAAAATTTCGATATTTTCAACAAGTTTATACTTATTTCGTAGCAGTACGAATTAATTATGAACCTTTGTAGACCAACATTATTTTTGTAACGCGTGACAGTACAATTACTCGAACATATTTGACACTTTTTAGTAAATTGtgttaagaaaaagaagtcactggacaaattaaattaaattaagagGAAAATCTAAAAGTTGGAGCAAATTAAATTGAAACGCAATTTTATTTTGGCCCAACccaattatgaaaaatataaatgaaagcAAATTAAATTGAAACGCAAAAGGTCCCCAGTTTATAATTAGTTCCGTCCGTCGAAGCAAATCCCTTAATCACGAATCGACTCGGTTCTCTGGATTTCTCCGACAGAAACCCAAACCCTAGCACCACCACCAAACCCTCGGAGCTCCTAGATTATATCTGTTCTCGAATTGAATCGCGCGTAGGTTAGGGTTTTAGTGGTATTCTCAATCCGGTGGCAAATTTGGGTTCTTTTGTTCTTAATATAATCTCTCGTAAGGGGAAAAATTCAGAGGAGATGGGAAGCGCTGATCTAGTCGATGATCGGACCTTCAATGGTGATTTCAGTGATGGAGGAGTGGTGAAGTTGAAAGAGATTGTCATGGATAAACTCAAGGAGTATATGGGCGATTACACGGATGACACTCTCGTGGTACGATTCTGATTCCAACTCTCTGTTCTTCCCTTAATTTGGTATCGCTTTTTGGTCTGTAATTTTACTACGATtgctctctttgttttttagtttagCTGAATTGTGGTGGTGTTCTTCGTGTTCCTTGTAGCTAGAattgctgattttttttggaatataacATTAGTGTGCCTTGATGATGCTCTTACAATTCAAATGACATTGCTTGCAGGAATATGTGATAGTTTTGCTTAGGAATGGGAGGAGAAAAGAGGAAGCAAATAATGAATTGAAGATATTTCTTGGAGATGATAGCGATTCTTTTGTGGCCtggtattttatatatttcttaccCCTTGTGAATACGAAGTTTTATTGCTTTTGTGTATCTAGAAATTCATATTTACTTGGAGTATGTATATATGCAGGTTGTGGGATCATATCTCTGAAAGTGGAGATGAGTATTTTAATTCTCGTGTTGAGAAAACTACTGTAAAAAGCTCACTGATAAGCAGTCAGAATGAGGATAAAGCAGTTGTGGTTATGGATTCTGAACCTGAAAAGGGACGATCACGCCGTGGTAGACTATGGAAAAGCCAGCCAACTAATGTCTCTGAGATTCCTCCTCTTCTGAGTTCTGAGGTTCATAAAATTCATAACTATGAGAAGGAAGATCACAAACACCGACATAATAAGAGGTCTCCATCTCCCCAGTCTCAATCCGACAGGAAAAGGTCTAGAACTGATGACTCGCGTAATGAACAGGTCTGTGTTTTGTACTTGTCTATTGAATATCATATCTATAGTTTACTGGATAGGATGTCATATCTTATTGTGATGACGTTCTAAGAGTAAAATTTGGGGTAGAGACCACTTTTGCGTTCTGATTTTTATGGGACTAACATGTCTGacatttttaattactattaacTTAGTGTCGTGGAGATGCCTTGTTCCAGTATTTTAATGCATGTTCTGCGGTAAAGCTATTGTACGAATACTGGTTATAGTTTTCTGATTTTGCTTTCTTTGACTTGTTTGATAGAGGGAAGCTAAACCGCCAGCTAAACCTGATGTCTCTCGCCGGCTGCTTCAGTTTGCTGTGCGAGATGCTCTAGCTATACCCAAGCCAGCAAATAGTTCGACTGAATCCTCATTAAAACGTCTTCGTTCAGTGGTGTCCACATCTACTCAAGAATCATCTGACCCCAACCCAGCTCGGAAAATTCGATCTGTTGCGAGGGTTGTGAACCCCATGGCCTCTGTAAGGAAAGCTGTTGCCGAAGCAGCCGAAGAtgccaaaaaaccaaaacctgggAGAAGTGTCTTTGACAGAATTAGTCAGTCTACTTCTGAGACCCTGGACCGACATATGGTACTTGGTAAAGTTTCTCCTAAGAATGAAGAATGTAGGAATATTAGCGATGATCCGGAAGGGGTACATCATCAATACACGCACCGTCTTGACAACAATGGAGTGTATGTTGAGAACATGCCAACTTTTGACACTGGCTTGAAATTTGCCTCTGATCGAGGCAGACTCAGTTCAAGTGCTAATTTTCCTCACCCGAGCACTTTCCTTGGGAACAGAATTAACAATCCAAATAGTCTGCAGCATCGTTTAGTCGATGACCCTAAAAGAGTTAAAGGGATGAATTATCAAAATCACCTTACTGAAGGTGCAACCAGGCAAAAGATAGCAAGTTTCTCCGGCAATGTAGATACAGGGAAAACAGTAAAGTTAGAGGGGCAGATGGAAGTACCAGATATGGGTCTGCAAAGATATATGGACGAAGGCAGAATGGTTTCTAGTGAAACTATCACACAATCAGCTACGCAGAGTGATACAATAGGGAATGGAAATGTAAGTTTCAGGTTATAAATGCATGCTCTTACTAGCTTTTTCAATGACAGTCTTCTTCCAAAATTTGTTAGCCATGAAATATAAAACATCTTGAAAGTTTCTTGCTAATATTTACCCGTCATGGCTATGTTGTGACGTTTTATTTCGTTTGTAAGAGTGACAGCAACATGACTCCTAATACAAGCTGTCTTGTTGTTCTTTGACAGATAAAACGTGCTGTCAATGCGAAAGAAGATTCAACAACCAATAAATCTGTTCCTGGTGagttgttaaattatattagtcTTAAGCTTTTTGAAGATTCATGGGAttgaagtttctttctttccttggCAAACTCACTTATTTCGTTCCTGTTGATGTAATTCTAATGAATAAGTTGATCTAAGATGATATGCTGGCATTTGCAGGGACATTATCCACGACCCGCCCGTTGGAAGATGCTAGCTCTCGGACAATCTTTGTCGCCAATGTAAtaattgtttatgtttatttaccCTTGCACTGGAATTGAGGCAAAACTTGTCAATTAGATGTATTGATTTGAATGTGATTGGTCGAAAACAGGTTCATTTTGGTGCTACCAAGGATAGCCTTTCAAGGCATTTTAACAAGTGTGGTGAAGTGCTTAAAGCTATCATAGTTACAGATCCAGCAACAGGACAACCAAGTGGGTAAGTTTTCTGAATTTATGACCTCAATTATTATTGTCTTAATATGTCATAGTTCAGTCATGGGGAACCTTAGTTGAATGCCCTTTGCAGATCAGCGTATATCGAGTTCACACGCAAAGAAGCTGCAGAGAATGCATTGTCTCTCGACGGTACCTCTTTCATGTCTCGGATTCTCAAGGTACAAATGGAAACCAATGTTCAATTCTGTTTTACCTCTGTTTTACCATAGCAATTATCGTCTGTTATGATCTTTAGGATTGGTTAGAATCTTAGATGGGATATAAGGACTCAGTAGTGTGTATGTATGATGGATGCAGATTGTGAAAGGAAGCAGCGGGCAACAGCAGGAGGCTGCATCAAGCATGACATGGTCTCGAGGTGGAAGATTTGCAAGAGCACCCGCATACTTTAGAGGTGGTGCATTAAGAGGCCGTTCAGTTGCGAGGGCTGGAGGCAGGAGTATGCAATGGAAGCGCGATTCAGCTGAGACTGGAAACAACAACGCTGTAGGTGTAGCCCCCAACAATGCTCGTAGTCTCACATACGTCCGAACAGATTCAAAATCAGACGATTGAAAGACAAAAATAGAGAGTCAAGAGCTTAGGtaaaaagaaggaagatgagTTTCATCATCTCTGCCTTTCGGATATTATTCTcaaattggtttttttctttttgtctcttAAAAAAGCTACTCTAAAACTTTGtatcgactttttttttttataatgctcttttaaaaatctttggattatataatattgaagaagaaaacaaaatatagagaaattGTATTTCAATAGCTCTCAGCTCTCTCTCATGGTGATAACAAGAGGAACAGGTTTCCAAGACACAAACCAAGAACGCACAAGATTGAAACAAGACGAGCTCTAACGAACAACAAATTGAGATTCTTAGCAACCTGAAGTGACAAAGTAAGAATCTGCAACCTCCCTAACTCTTCCATCTTCTTGAAGAAATACATTGGCTTCAACGATCGTCTCACCATCAACGCCATAGCAAACGGGAATCCAAAAGCAATACAGCTCTGAATTGTCATTTCCTTCATCGGATCTGATCTAGTCGCATACAAAATCGTAGCCCCCACGATCAGCTGAGTTAAACCCAGAGCACCCATAGCTCCACTTAAACTGTACATGTTCTTCATCATCCCTTCCAACACTTGTCTCGTCTCATTTCCCAACGCCGACAAATCGCGTTCCACCGTTGGTCCTTCGATCTCTTGGTGCTTCATCTCTTCGAACTTCTTCGGCTCCTCTGGCTTCTTCGGCTCCTCTGGCTTCTTCGGCTCAACATCTCCGCTTGGTGTCGAGAAATACCTCGGTGACCATGTTTCAGATCGAAGCTTGGTGTCGAtgttgaaagaagaaaaggatcTTAACAGACCTAGCTCCAGAGTCACCGATCCGTGGATCAGATGGTTTCTTATGGGAGATGATGAGGATTGGAGTTGACGGGGAGTGACGTGGAGTGTTTGAGAAGACAAAGGTTTAAGGAATTTAGAAACCAATCGACGAGagatcatcatcgtcgtcgccGAATTCGATACAGAGAAGAAGCTCAAcgtgattttagggtttcttcttaTTGCCAATTTTGGTGGCTCACTCTTTTATAGCTCTCTAATCCATACTAGACAAGTCAACGGTTTAGATCAATTTTAACCGGATCCTTTAGTTTATTCTGTCCAACGTCGATATTAACCAAATCAGACATTCTGGTTTGATTACTCTGTCTTGGTAACTCGATGTGCAACAAGTGGCTTACTCTAAAGTGAATATCGGTAACACTAATTGAGCAGTATTATCGGTTCCGACAAGTGCTGTCAATCCAAGACAACAACACAATGTTCTCCTCAAAGTTTGGAGAAACACACTCTCTTCCTCATGCCTTAATAAAGAAACACACATATCAATATCTTGCACTCTTTATAAAGCTCACTACCAAAAGccacaatttttatttaaaatctcatcAATACAACTACAATCATGTCTTCTTCactaactctcttcttcttctttgtttccacATTCCTCTACACTTCATCAAATTCATTCAACATCACTAACATTTTAAACGAGCACGATGATTTCTCCACTTTCAACAAACTTCTCACCGAAACTCAACTCGCTTCTACCATCAACAGTCGTCAAACAATAACCGTCCTTGTGGTTTCCAACGGCGGACTCTCCTCCCTCTCCGGCCAACCAATCAACCTCATCAAGAAGATCCTCAGCCTCCACATTATTTTAGATTACTACGAcgagaagaagctcaagaatCTGAACAAGAAGTCAGTACTCCTCACCACTCTTTTCCAATCAAGCGGCCAAGCTAGAGGCCAACAAGGGTTCTTGAACGCAACAGTTACGAAAGACGGAGACGTGTTATTTGGATCTGCCGTTCCCGGGCCTGATGTGAACGCTGAGCTTCTAGACTCTGTAGCGTCACTACCATTTAACATCTCGGTGCTTCATATTAGTAGTGCTATAATGATTAATGTTAATGCTGATAATGCACCTCCTGGTTCTCCTTTGGCACCGGTATCACCTCCACCACGCCCTGCACAACCAcctaatgatgatgattatgattatgacgagccaccatcaccaccatccTCTGCTCCGAGGGCCGCTGCTCATGGACCTTCCAAAAGCGCAGACTCAGCCAGCGGAGTTTCAAGGATCAATTCTCTGCCTGCGTTGGCCTTTACGCTGTTGATGTCATCCATTTGGTGGTTCATGGCTTGAAGACGGATGAGAAACAGAGTGCAAGAACTAAACAAGATTAGTTCAGGTATTGGAAGGAAagccaaaaaatatataaaacagacTCAGCTCGGTTGAcagcaaaaaaacaagaacactaAATTAAAAGACGAAGCATGAGAAGTTTTTTGGGGAGAATAAATTGACTGATACAATAAAAGATGTGGAAAAAATTGTAAGACTCGATAATTCTTGGATATCAATGTTTGTTAATCAATGGAGCCTCGTTGTTTGGTTGCATTACATGAAATGGATGACACAAAGAAGGGGAGAAACATTGTGTAGTTCTGAAGAAACTAGTTTATCGATCTTTATTAATCTTTAGCTATGAAAGGCAAAAAGCAACCCAAGAACAGGAAGCACATTCATATCCATGTCTTTTCCCATACCCTAACAACGAAACTTAACAAGTCTTTAAGACAAGTAAACAAAACTCAGGGACTATACATGCAAACTGGCTTGAAGAAAGCTTTGattaaaagcaagaaaaaaaagactttagAAAATGCAGTAAAATTGTTCCTTTCTTGAGTCAGTGGTGAAGCCCGTT
The Camelina sativa cultivar DH55 chromosome 15, Cs, whole genome shotgun sequence DNA segment above includes these coding regions:
- the LOC104745487 gene encoding fasciclin-like arabinogalactan protein 14, with protein sequence MSSSLTLFFFFVSTFLYTSSNSFNITNILNEHDDFSTFNKLLTETQLASTINSRQTITVLVVSNGGLSSLSGQPINLIKKILSLHIILDYYDEKKLKNLNKKSVLLTTLFQSSGQARGQQGFLNATVTKDGDVLFGSAVPGPDVNAELLDSVASLPFNISVLHISSAIMINVNADNAPPGSPLAPVSPPPRPAQPPNDDDYDYDEPPSPPSSAPRAAAHGPSKSADSASGVSRINSLPALAFTLLMSSIWWFMA
- the LOC104745485 gene encoding uncharacterized protein LOC104745485; its protein translation is MMISRRLVSKFLKPLSSQTLHVTPRQLQSSSSPIRNHLIHGSVTLELGLLRSFSSFNIDTKLRSETWSPRYFSTPSGDVEPKKPEEPKKPEEPKKFEEMKHQEIEGPTVERDLSALGNETRQVLEGMMKNMYSLSGAMGALGLTQLIVGATILYATRSDPMKEMTIQSCIAFGFPFAMALMVRRSLKPMYFFKKMEELGRLQILTLSLQVAKNLNLLFVRARLVSILCVLGLCLGNLFLLLSP
- the LOC104745484 gene encoding protein gar2-like; translated protein: MGSADLVDDRTFNGDFSDGGVVKLKEIVMDKLKEYMGDYTDDTLVEYVIVLLRNGRRKEEANNELKIFLGDDSDSFVAWLWDHISESGDEYFNSRVEKTTVKSSLISSQNEDKAVVVMDSEPEKGRSRRGRLWKSQPTNVSEIPPLLSSEVHKIHNYEKEDHKHRHNKRSPSPQSQSDRKRSRTDDSRNEQREAKPPAKPDVSRRLLQFAVRDALAIPKPANSSTESSLKRLRSVVSTSTQESSDPNPARKIRSVARVVNPMASVRKAVAEAAEDAKKPKPGRSVFDRISQSTSETLDRHMVLGKVSPKNEECRNISDDPEGVHHQYTHRLDNNGVYVENMPTFDTGLKFASDRGRLSSSANFPHPSTFLGNRINNPNSLQHRLVDDPKRVKGMNYQNHLTEGATRQKIASFSGNVDTGKTVKLEGQMEVPDMGLQRYMDEGRMVSSETITQSATQSDTIGNGNIKRAVNAKEDSTTNKSVPGTLSTTRPLEDASSRTIFVANVHFGATKDSLSRHFNKCGEVLKAIIVTDPATGQPSGSAYIEFTRKEAAENALSLDGTSFMSRILKIVKGSSGQQQEAASSMTWSRGGRFARAPAYFRGGALRGRSVARAGGRSMQWKRDSAETGNNNAVGVAPNNARSLTYVRTDSKSDD